The following proteins come from a genomic window of candidate division WOR-3 bacterium:
- a CDS encoding MBL fold metallo-hydrolase, translated as MKLGKFEIHPVLDGFFRLDGGAMFGVIPRVLWEKTNPPDENNRILLALRPCLVNTGRELVLIDTGIGNKNNQKFIGIYQVNREINLETSLAQIGISPNDINIVIDTHLHFDHCGGNTKIDASGKIVPTFPNAKYIIQKDEWESANNPDRRSRASYLKENFQPIQEANLLELVDGDVKIIEGIEVIKTSAHTFGHQVVKVTSENQTLIYWADLIPTSSHINLPYLMSYDLFPLQTMEQKERLLNQAVQENWVSFFEHDPQIAMAYLTQEEGKIKIKSVIE; from the coding sequence ATGAAACTTGGTAAATTTGAAATACATCCGGTTCTGGATGGTTTTTTCCGTCTTGATGGTGGTGCGATGTTTGGTGTAATTCCCAGAGTGCTTTGGGAAAAGACTAACCCACCAGATGAAAATAACCGCATCTTATTAGCCTTAAGGCCCTGTTTGGTAAACACAGGTAGGGAATTAGTTCTTATTGATACGGGTATTGGAAATAAAAACAATCAAAAGTTTATAGGTATTTATCAAGTTAATCGAGAAATCAACTTAGAGACATCGCTTGCCCAAATTGGCATTAGTCCCAATGATATTAATATTGTTATTGATACCCATCTCCATTTTGACCATTGTGGTGGCAATACAAAAATCGATGCCAGTGGTAAAATTGTGCCGACTTTTCCGAATGCCAAATATATAATCCAAAAAGATGAATGGGAATCGGCCAATAATCCTGACCGACGCTCTCGGGCAAGTTATCTTAAAGAAAACTTTCAGCCCATCCAAGAAGCAAACTTACTGGAGTTAGTTGACGGTGATGTTAAAATTATAGAAGGCATTGAAGTCATTAAGACTTCTGCTCATACATTTGGTCATCAGGTTGTCAAAGTCACATCAGAAAATCAGACATTAATCTATTGGGCTGATTTAATACCGACATCTTCTCATATCAACCTGCCCTATTTAATGAGTTATGATTTATTTCCCTTACAGACAATGGAACAAAAAGAACGATTATTAAACCAGGCCGTGCAAGAAAACTGGGTTTCCTTTTTTGAGCATGACCCCCAAATCGCAATGGCTTATCTAACACAAGAAGAGGGTAAAATAAAAATCAAGTCAGTAATTGAGTAA